In Solanum pennellii chromosome 7, SPENNV200, the following are encoded in one genomic region:
- the LOC107024332 gene encoding protein GLUTAMINE DUMPER 2 — translation MRNLEGSSSSIAPVGPLRSPWHSPVPYLFGGLAAMLGLIAFALLILACSYWKLSGNLEENQEGDLEEGNNNNNNNDSNGGDGKMVEPPILEEKFLVIMAGQLKPTYIATPSLSSRASSFGSNSGCTASSESSTDKSEAEEKEEKGNNVSGSSLENHEETLVGEREKEVSSSTSENDFVVNVTQIRIS, via the coding sequence ATGAGGAATTTGGAGGGATCGTCATCATCTATTGCACCGGTGGGCCCGCTACGGTCACCGTGGCACTCACCGGTGCCGTATTTATTCGGAGGATTAGCAGCTATGTTAGGGCTAATTGCATTTGCTTTACTAATTTTAGCTTGTTCTTATTGGAAACTTAGTGGTAATCttgaagaaaatcaagaagGTGATCTTGAAGAAggaaataataacaataataataatgatagtaATGGTGGAGATGGTAAAATGGTGGAACCACCAATTCTTGAAGAGAAATTTTTGGTGATTATGGCTGGACAATTAAAGCCAACTTATATTGCTACACCAAGTTTGTCTAGTAGAGCTTCATCTTTTGGTAGCAATAGCGGTTGTACCGCGAGTAGTGAGAGTAGTACGGATAAATCCGAGGCGGAAGAGAAGGAGGAGAAAGGAAATAATGTCTCGGGTTCAAGTCTCGAGAATCACGAAGAAACGCTTGTAGGAGAGAGAGAAAAGGAGGTTTCGAGTTCAACTTCTGAAAATGATTTTGTGGTTAACGTGACACAAATACGAATTAGTTAA